In one Desulfoferula mesophila genomic region, the following are encoded:
- a CDS encoding NAD-dependent epimerase/dehydratase family protein, translating to MRTFITGGAGFIGSHMVDALIDQGPLTVFDNLSSGSLDFLKDHLDHPNFNFVKGELSDLELVVKSMAGHERVIHYASNPDIARGMLETDLDLREGTLLTYNVLEAMRLNQAREILYTSGSGIYGDVGTLPTAEDFGPLLPISFYGASKLACEGLLSAFCHQYGMTGYVLRMGNVVGGRQTHGVGYDFIRKLKKDSHSLEILGDGTQAKSYVHVSDVIAAMLFIMANTSDPVNVYNVAADDVLDVTSIAKIVITEMGLSGVRLAYTGGDRGWKGDVPQVRLVLDKIHSLGWQAKHTSAQAVTASVRAMLSEG from the coding sequence ATGCGCACCTTTATCACCGGCGGGGCCGGCTTCATCGGCAGCCACATGGTGGACGCCCTCATAGACCAGGGCCCGCTCACCGTGTTCGACAACCTCTCCTCCGGATCCCTGGACTTCTTGAAGGACCACCTGGATCACCCCAACTTCAATTTCGTGAAAGGCGAGCTGTCCGACCTGGAACTGGTCGTCAAGTCCATGGCCGGGCACGAGCGGGTGATCCACTACGCCTCCAACCCGGACATCGCCCGGGGCATGCTGGAGACCGACCTGGATCTCAGGGAGGGCACCCTGCTCACCTACAACGTGCTGGAGGCCATGCGCCTGAACCAGGCCCGGGAGATTCTCTACACCTCGGGCAGCGGCATCTACGGCGACGTGGGCACCCTACCCACCGCCGAGGACTTCGGCCCGCTGCTGCCCATCAGCTTCTACGGGGCCTCCAAGCTGGCCTGCGAGGGGCTGTTGAGCGCCTTTTGCCACCAGTACGGCATGACCGGTTACGTGCTACGCATGGGCAACGTGGTGGGTGGACGCCAGACCCACGGGGTGGGCTACGACTTCATCCGAAAACTTAAGAAAGACTCGCATAGTCTCGAAATCCTTGGCGATGGCACCCAGGCAAAAAGCTACGTGCACGTCAGCGACGTCATCGCGGCCATGCTGTTCATCATGGCCAACACCAGCGACCCGGTGAACGTGTACAACGTGGCCGCCGACGACGTCTTGGACGTCACCTCCATCGCCAAGATCGTCATCACCGAGATGGGCCTCAGCGGCGTGAGGCTGGCTTACACCGGCGGCGACCGGGGCTGGAAGGGCGACGTGCCCCAGGTGCGCCTGGTGCTGGACAAGATTCACAGCCTGGGCTGGCAGGCCAAGCACACCTCGGCCCAGGCGGTCACCGCCTCGGTGCGGGCCATGTTGAGCGAAGGCTAG
- a CDS encoding lysylphosphatidylglycerol synthase transmembrane domain-containing protein, with translation MKSLAKRLILLIITALFLYLVLRKVEPAKLWQALTQVYWPLLLPVVLVYLAGFIPRAQKWRIILGRIKPVGLGDCLGYILVGCAANSLLPARLGELVRAFICGRREQVPATSVLSTIVLERVLEVLSLLVLLCVAVWLTGRGELYRLALVGLALCLGLMAGLFWLQRRPGWVLKLTALLPWEGLRERAQGWLTTFVQGLAVVKSPSRLAAIIALGWAVYLIEGAAYWLLAYAFDLQVTYPQVLFVLCFIFVGMTIPSTVGNIGPLQYFCVLGLGYFGVDSSQALIYSVFINALMYLTVPLGLVYLHAYGATLGGLRSRFGAGKGAAPSLEE, from the coding sequence ATGAAAAGCCTCGCCAAGCGCCTGATACTCCTTATCATCACCGCCCTGTTCCTCTACCTGGTGCTGCGCAAGGTGGAGCCGGCCAAGCTGTGGCAGGCCCTCACCCAGGTCTATTGGCCCCTCTTGCTGCCGGTGGTGCTGGTGTATCTGGCCGGGTTCATCCCTCGGGCCCAAAAATGGCGCATTATCCTGGGGCGCATCAAGCCGGTGGGCCTGGGCGACTGCCTGGGCTACATCCTGGTGGGCTGCGCGGCCAACTCCCTGTTGCCCGCCCGCCTGGGCGAGCTGGTGCGGGCCTTTATCTGTGGCCGCCGGGAACAGGTGCCCGCCACCTCGGTGCTCTCCACCATCGTGCTGGAGCGGGTGCTGGAGGTGCTCTCGTTGCTGGTGCTGTTGTGCGTGGCGGTGTGGCTAACCGGCCGGGGCGAGCTCTATCGCCTGGCCCTGGTGGGCCTGGCCCTGTGCCTGGGGCTAATGGCCGGGCTGTTCTGGTTGCAGCGGCGGCCCGGCTGGGTGCTCAAGCTGACCGCCCTGCTGCCCTGGGAGGGCCTGCGGGAGCGGGCCCAGGGCTGGCTGACCACCTTTGTGCAGGGCCTGGCCGTGGTCAAGAGCCCCTCACGCCTGGCGGCCATCATCGCCCTGGGCTGGGCGGTGTATCTCATAGAGGGGGCCGCCTACTGGCTCCTGGCCTACGCCTTCGATCTGCAGGTCACCTACCCTCAGGTGCTGTTCGTGCTTTGCTTCATCTTCGTGGGCATGACCATCCCCTCCACGGTGGGCAACATCGGCCCCTTGCAATACTTCTGCGTGTTGGGCCTGGGCTACTTCGGCGTGGACAGCTCCCAGGCCCTGATCTACAGTGTTTTCATCAATGCTCTGATGTATTTGACCGTGCCCTTGGGCCTGGTCTACCTGCATGCCTACGGCGCCACCCTGGGCGGCCTGCGCAGCCGGTTCGGCGCGGGCAAAGGGGCGGCCCCTTCCCTGGAGGAATAA
- a CDS encoding glycosyltransferase family 2 protein, whose protein sequence is MSPSEPQITVAMISMNEERAVGKVIADIKAAAPQAHILLVDSSKDRTPEIAAAAGAEVLRQFPPKGYGPAMMRALTSAPGQVVVTLDCDDTYPTDRIMQMADYVLSGQADVVDASRLEKKPASMPWINYLANWGFAWLASVLFLRRITDLHSGMRAYRTSLFDEMAFEANGSALPVELLLKPMAHGKKLQTIFIPYDERTGESTLDPLKSAWWTLKRILKVRFGS, encoded by the coding sequence ATGAGCCCAAGCGAACCCCAGATCACCGTGGCCATGATCTCCATGAACGAGGAGCGGGCCGTGGGCAAGGTGATCGCCGACATAAAGGCAGCCGCGCCCCAGGCCCACATCCTTTTGGTGGACTCTTCCAAGGACCGCACCCCCGAGATCGCCGCGGCGGCCGGGGCCGAGGTGCTGCGCCAGTTTCCGCCCAAGGGTTACGGCCCGGCCATGATGCGGGCCCTCACCTCGGCACCCGGCCAGGTGGTGGTCACCCTGGACTGCGACGACACCTACCCCACCGACCGCATCATGCAGATGGCCGACTACGTGCTCTCGGGCCAGGCCGACGTGGTGGACGCCTCGCGCCTGGAAAAAAAGCCCGCCTCCATGCCTTGGATCAACTACCTGGCCAACTGGGGCTTCGCCTGGCTGGCCAGCGTCTTGTTCCTGCGGCGCATCACCGACCTGCACTCGGGCATGCGCGCCTACCGCACCAGCCTGTTCGATGAAATGGCATTCGAGGCCAACGGCTCGGCCCTGCCGGTGGAGCTGTTGCTCAAGCCCATGGCCCACGGCAAGAAGCTCCAGACGATCTTCATCCCCTATGACGAGCGCACCGGGGAGAGCACCCTGGACCCCCTGAAAAGCGCCTGGTGGACCCTCAAGCGCATCCTCAAGGTCCGTTTCGGCAGCTAA
- a CDS encoding glycosyltransferase family 39 protein: MALIPGPQAPPAPPGEDRPSGGLRVVWWLMGIVLLGALVRGLYLAWPYLDSDIAVVGLMARHALNGDFYALYWGNHYGGSLEPIIAAGVFAIFGSGPRALNFTAVLISLSYLPLLYLLGKEIIGRRAGLAAALLAALGPYMLVAYSVVARGLHVEMLPLGALLLWLTVLLLKAGPAGPGQTAILLAWGLTAGVGVWTNPLFVYFLPPTLFLLLYSAPRLLIMPRFWLMGLAALLGAAPLIYHNWLTMGGTLHYMEIPRPNSGIPANLYFLLRHGLPAVVGATWFKKSWLLPGLGPALALAAGLSLAWALWRWGGDLVKRLGRKPETSGGEVLLLTLGCVAYVFCAVGGADSGSFRYLLALYILWPLVAALAWDCLRRRGGLWAGLGWAFLALVAGGSLWGTVAFSPFNHAGQRAVANAMGPEQKALTSALREMGIRYAYVNDYWMGMKGTFLADEEVILLPFDHERHPPYKEALLRAPRFAVVMLGESNAKVTRQSLATVGASYREKRVQPGWHVFYDFEPPQRKLALVDTRPWSLRGGEGAAMWDRDAATRLTWPQRPGSGPTLDLGGKVEKVCQVLIFPGRAGLLPRELKVLGSSDGERWRELARAQPYLPFHWSAERLNLSLRSPWQEIRFAPVALRYLRLEQTGQARGDWAINELLVGRLARTEPPASPVLAAQTLAKTTWGLDQIWAPPTLRAWLPPPMRVGPATRHRPAWLPPYLYAMELMPGDEPLSVAVEGEMAPAAAQALSRAGYAASEQPLQGWVLLQAQPGPLTRPLYWAGLLPLAVGKNKTGD, translated from the coding sequence TTGGCCTTGATCCCAGGTCCCCAAGCGCCCCCGGCCCCTCCCGGCGAAGACCGTCCCTCGGGCGGCCTGCGGGTGGTCTGGTGGCTCATGGGCATCGTGCTGTTGGGGGCCCTGGTACGCGGCCTGTACCTGGCCTGGCCCTATCTGGACAGCGACATCGCGGTGGTGGGGCTCATGGCCCGCCACGCCCTGAACGGCGATTTCTACGCCCTGTACTGGGGCAACCACTACGGCGGCAGCCTGGAGCCGATCATCGCCGCCGGGGTCTTCGCCATCTTCGGCTCCGGCCCCCGCGCCCTCAATTTCACCGCCGTCCTCATATCCTTAAGCTACCTGCCCCTGCTCTACCTCCTGGGCAAGGAGATCATCGGCCGCCGGGCCGGCCTGGCCGCCGCCCTGCTGGCCGCCCTGGGGCCCTACATGCTGGTGGCCTACTCGGTGGTGGCCCGGGGCCTGCACGTGGAGATGCTGCCCCTGGGCGCCCTGCTGCTGTGGCTCACGGTGCTCTTGCTCAAGGCCGGACCCGCCGGCCCCGGCCAGACCGCCATCCTGCTGGCCTGGGGGCTCACCGCAGGGGTGGGGGTGTGGACCAACCCCCTGTTCGTCTATTTTTTGCCCCCCACCCTGTTCCTGCTGCTCTACAGCGCCCCCCGCCTGCTGATCATGCCGCGCTTTTGGTTGATGGGCCTGGCCGCCCTGCTGGGGGCCGCGCCCCTCATCTATCACAACTGGCTCACCATGGGCGGCACCCTGCACTACATGGAGATACCCCGGCCCAATTCGGGCATCCCGGCCAACCTGTATTTCCTGCTGCGCCACGGCCTGCCCGCGGTGGTGGGGGCCACCTGGTTCAAGAAGAGCTGGCTCCTCCCCGGCCTGGGGCCGGCCCTGGCCCTGGCCGCCGGGCTCAGCCTGGCCTGGGCCCTGTGGCGCTGGGGTGGGGACCTGGTCAAGCGCCTGGGCCGCAAACCGGAGACCAGCGGCGGCGAGGTGCTGCTGCTCACCCTGGGCTGCGTGGCCTACGTGTTCTGCGCGGTGGGCGGAGCCGACTCGGGCTCCTTCCGCTACCTGCTGGCCCTGTACATACTCTGGCCCCTGGTGGCCGCCCTGGCCTGGGATTGCCTGCGCCGCCGGGGCGGGCTCTGGGCCGGGCTGGGCTGGGCCTTTCTGGCCCTGGTGGCCGGGGGCAGCCTGTGGGGCACCGTGGCCTTCTCGCCGTTCAACCACGCCGGACAGCGGGCCGTGGCCAATGCCATGGGGCCGGAACAAAAGGCCCTGACCAGCGCCCTGAGGGAGATGGGCATTCGCTACGCCTACGTGAACGACTACTGGATGGGCATGAAGGGCACCTTTTTGGCCGACGAGGAAGTGATCCTCCTGCCCTTTGACCACGAGCGCCACCCTCCCTACAAGGAGGCGCTGCTGCGCGCCCCCCGCTTCGCCGTGGTGATGCTGGGCGAGTCCAACGCCAAGGTCACCCGCCAAAGCCTGGCCACGGTAGGGGCCAGCTACCGGGAAAAGCGGGTGCAGCCCGGTTGGCACGTGTTTTATGATTTCGAGCCGCCCCAGCGCAAGCTGGCCCTGGTGGACACCCGCCCCTGGAGTCTACGGGGCGGCGAGGGCGCGGCTATGTGGGACCGCGACGCCGCCACCCGCCTCACCTGGCCCCAGAGGCCGGGCAGCGGCCCTACCCTGGACCTGGGCGGGAAGGTGGAGAAGGTGTGCCAGGTGCTCATCTTCCCCGGTCGGGCCGGCCTGTTGCCCAGGGAGCTCAAGGTGCTGGGCAGCAGCGACGGCGAGCGTTGGCGGGAGTTGGCCAGGGCCCAGCCCTACCTGCCCTTCCATTGGAGCGCCGAGCGGCTGAACCTCAGCCTCCGGTCTCCCTGGCAGGAGATTCGCTTCGCGCCCGTCGCCCTGCGCTATCTGCGCCTGGAGCAGACCGGCCAGGCCAGGGGCGATTGGGCCATAAACGAGCTGCTGGTGGGCCGCCTGGCCCGGACGGAGCCTCCGGCCTCGCCGGTTTTGGCCGCGCAAACCCTGGCCAAGACCACCTGGGGCCTGGACCAGATATGGGCGCCCCCGACGCTGCGGGCCTGGTTGCCCCCTCCGATGCGCGTGGGCCCGGCCACAAGGCACCGCCCGGCCTGGCTGCCGCCCTATCTTTACGCCATGGAGTTGATGCCCGGGGATGAGCCCCTGAGCGTGGCCGTGGAGGGCGAGATGGCTCCCGCCGCGGCCCAGGCCCTAAGCCGGGCGGGCTACGCGGCCAGCGAGCAGCCTCTGCAAGGCTGGGTGTTGCTCCAAGCCCAGCCCGGCCCGCTGACCCGTCCGTTGTACTGGGCGGGCCTGCTGCCCTTGGCCGTCGGCAAAAACAAGACGGGGGATTAG